One window of Cryobacterium arcticum genomic DNA carries:
- the rsfS gene encoding ribosome silencing factor, whose protein sequence is MTASAHALELLKVAAAAADSKAGEDLVAIDVSNPLPLADIFLIVTGRSERNVVAIAGEIEDKLIEAGYKPLRREGRAEGRWVLVDFGDLVVHVFHEEERVYYSLERLWKDCPVIPIDLPSARALDEPVVEPAVASPTESVVEIDAAD, encoded by the coding sequence ATGACCGCTTCTGCCCACGCTCTCGAGCTCCTCAAGGTGGCTGCCGCCGCCGCCGACTCGAAAGCGGGGGAGGACCTCGTAGCTATCGACGTTTCCAACCCGTTGCCGTTGGCCGACATCTTCCTCATCGTCACCGGACGCTCCGAGCGCAACGTCGTCGCGATCGCCGGCGAGATCGAGGACAAGCTCATCGAGGCCGGCTACAAGCCGCTGCGTCGTGAGGGGCGTGCCGAGGGCCGCTGGGTCCTCGTCGACTTCGGCGACCTGGTCGTGCACGTGTTCCACGAAGAAGAGCGGGTCTACTACTCCCTCGAACGACTCTGGAAGGACTGCCCGGTCATCCCGATCGATCTGCCCAGCGCACGTGCCCTCGACGAGCCCGTCGTGGAGCCCGCAGTGGCGTCCCCGACCGAATCCGTGGTCGAAATTGATGCCGCGGACTAG
- the nadD gene encoding nicotinate-nucleotide adenylyltransferase codes for MTRHRPRIGVMGGTFDPIHHGHLVAASEVAQSFDLDEVIFVPTGQPWQKHDVTVAEHRYLMTVIATASNPRFTVSRVDIDRTGPTFTIDTLRDLHAERPDAELFFITGADAITQILGWKDAAELWKLAHFVAVSRPGHDLSISGLPNQDVSLLEVPALAISSTDCRERVNRGFPVWYLVPDGVVQYISKHHLYRSVA; via the coding sequence GTGACCCGGCACCGCCCACGCATCGGAGTGATGGGCGGAACCTTCGATCCGATCCACCATGGGCACCTTGTGGCGGCCAGCGAGGTCGCGCAGAGCTTCGATCTCGACGAGGTCATCTTCGTGCCGACCGGGCAGCCGTGGCAGAAGCACGACGTGACCGTGGCCGAGCACCGCTACCTCATGACCGTGATCGCCACGGCGTCAAACCCACGCTTCACGGTGAGCCGGGTCGACATCGACCGTACCGGCCCCACCTTCACCATCGACACGCTGCGAGACCTGCACGCGGAACGTCCGGACGCCGAACTCTTCTTCATCACCGGAGCCGACGCCATCACCCAGATCCTGGGCTGGAAGGACGCCGCCGAACTGTGGAAGCTGGCGCATTTCGTGGCTGTGAGTCGACCGGGACATGATCTGAGCATTTCAGGTTTACCTAACCAGGACGTAAGCTTGTTGGAGGTTCCGGCTCTGGCCATTTCGTCCACCGACTGCCGGGAACGCGTGAACCGGGGATTCCCGGTCTGGTACTTGGTCCCCGACGGGGTTGTCCAGTACATCTCAAAGCATCACCTGTATCGGAGTGTGGCATGA
- a CDS encoding glutamate-5-semialdehyde dehydrogenase — protein MPARVGSGDRGVSDTADGLTALLTAARQASLALASAPTQVKNRALRGIAQALRDNVAGIVAANAVDLSVGADNGLSAALLDRLTLDEARIRSLADAVAEIELLTDPVGEVVRGSSLPNGVKISQVRVPFGVVGVIYEARPNVTVDIAALALKSGNAAVLRGGSAAENSNRVLVDLIQQALVAAGLPGESVQTIDPYGRAGATRLMQARGFVDVLIPRGSAGLIQAVVTESTVPVIETGAGVVHIFLDDSANLAWATDIVHNAKVQRPSVCNAVETVLVHEAAAARLLPAVLGRLAEAGVTIHGDAAVRALFPAAVPATEEDWSTEYMSLDLSVAVVADLDEAIAHIRRYSTGHTESIITNDIVNAERFLGEVDSAAVMVNASTRFTDGGEFGFGAEVGISTQKLHARGPMGLPELTSTKWIVRGSGQIRS, from the coding sequence ATGCCCGCACGCGTCGGGTCCGGCGACCGTGGCGTCTCTGACACCGCGGACGGCCTCACCGCTCTGCTCACCGCGGCACGCCAGGCCTCCCTGGCTCTCGCCTCAGCGCCCACCCAGGTGAAGAATCGCGCCCTGCGCGGCATCGCCCAGGCGCTCCGCGACAACGTCGCCGGGATCGTCGCGGCCAACGCGGTCGATCTCTCTGTCGGCGCGGACAACGGCCTGAGCGCGGCACTGCTGGACCGACTGACGCTGGACGAGGCCCGCATCCGCTCTCTCGCCGACGCCGTGGCCGAGATCGAACTGCTCACGGACCCGGTCGGCGAGGTGGTGCGGGGCAGCAGCCTGCCCAACGGCGTCAAGATCAGCCAGGTCCGTGTGCCGTTCGGTGTGGTCGGTGTCATCTACGAGGCGCGGCCCAATGTGACCGTCGACATCGCCGCCCTGGCCCTCAAGAGCGGCAACGCCGCGGTTCTCCGCGGCGGATCGGCCGCCGAGAACTCGAACCGGGTGCTCGTGGACCTGATTCAGCAGGCACTCGTCGCGGCCGGGCTGCCGGGGGAGTCCGTGCAGACCATCGACCCGTACGGCCGTGCCGGCGCCACTCGTCTGATGCAGGCCCGCGGATTCGTGGACGTGCTGATTCCCCGGGGCAGCGCAGGGCTGATCCAGGCCGTCGTGACCGAATCCACCGTGCCCGTCATCGAAACCGGAGCCGGCGTGGTGCACATCTTCCTCGACGACTCCGCGAATCTCGCGTGGGCCACGGACATCGTGCACAACGCCAAGGTGCAGCGACCCAGTGTCTGCAACGCCGTCGAGACCGTGCTCGTGCACGAGGCCGCGGCCGCGCGGCTGCTGCCGGCTGTTCTGGGCCGACTCGCCGAGGCCGGCGTGACCATTCACGGGGATGCGGCGGTGCGTGCCCTGTTCCCGGCCGCGGTGCCGGCCACCGAGGAAGACTGGTCCACCGAGTACATGAGCCTGGACCTGTCCGTGGCGGTCGTCGCCGACCTCGACGAGGCCATCGCGCACATCCGCCGGTACTCCACCGGTCACACCGAGTCGATCATCACCAACGACATCGTCAACGCCGAACGCTTTCTGGGCGAGGTGGACTCCGCCGCCGTGATGGTCAACGCCTCAACCCGCTTCACCGACGGGGGCGAGTTCGGCTTCGGCGCCGAGGTCGGTATCTCCACCCAGAAGCTGCACGCGCGGGGGCCCATGGGCCTGCCGGAACTCACGAGCACCAAATGGATCGTCCGCGGATCCGGCCAGATCCGGTCCTAG
- the proB gene encoding glutamate 5-kinase encodes MERSGIATARRIVVKVGSSSISGANVGQIAPLVDALASAHGRGAEVVLVSSGAIATGMPYLQLDERPTDLATQQAAASVGQNLLIFRYQDSLDRYDIIAGQVLLTAGDLENASPRSNAQRAMERLLGLRILPIVNENDTVATHEIRFGDNDRLAALVATLVKADLLVLLSDVDALYTRPPHLPGAERIDHVAVGDTLPDVEFGSSLSGVGTGGAGTKVSAARIAQDAGTAVLVTSTALVAEALRGDAIGTWFEPAEPAVGGRTAGHELS; translated from the coding sequence CTGGAGCGCAGCGGCATCGCCACGGCCAGACGCATCGTCGTCAAGGTCGGATCGTCCTCGATCAGCGGCGCCAACGTCGGCCAGATCGCACCCCTCGTCGACGCCCTGGCGTCGGCGCACGGGCGCGGCGCCGAGGTGGTCCTGGTCTCCTCCGGCGCCATCGCCACCGGCATGCCCTACCTGCAGCTCGACGAGCGCCCTACCGATCTCGCGACCCAGCAGGCCGCGGCGTCGGTGGGCCAGAACCTCCTCATCTTCCGGTACCAGGACAGCCTCGACCGGTACGACATCATCGCGGGCCAGGTGCTCCTCACGGCCGGGGACCTCGAGAACGCGTCGCCGCGCAGCAACGCGCAGCGCGCCATGGAGCGCCTGCTCGGGCTGCGTATCCTGCCGATCGTGAACGAGAACGACACCGTCGCCACCCACGAGATCCGGTTCGGCGACAACGACAGGCTCGCCGCCCTCGTCGCCACGCTGGTGAAGGCCGACCTGCTCGTGCTGCTCAGCGACGTGGATGCCCTGTACACCCGGCCGCCGCACCTGCCCGGCGCCGAGCGCATCGACCACGTCGCCGTGGGTGACACCCTGCCCGATGTGGAGTTCGGCTCCTCGCTGTCCGGCGTGGGCACGGGAGGAGCGGGCACCAAGGTGTCCGCCGCCCGGATCGCCCAGGATGCGGGAACCGCCGTGCTCGTGACCTCCACGGCGCTCGTCGCCGAGGCGCTCAGGGGAGACGCCATCGGCACCTGGTTCGAGCCTGCTGAACCCGCTGTCGGCGGGCGTACCGCCGGACACGAGCTGTCCTAA
- the obgE gene encoding GTPase ObgE, with translation MATFVDQVTLHLRAGNGGNGCVSVKREKFKPLAGPDGGNGGNGGDIVLVADPQVTTLLSFHRSPHRSSANGGPGMGDHRNGYSSDIIELPVPLGTVVKDAEGNELADMTEPGYRIVVAPGGQGGLGNAALASTKRKAPGFALLGTYGYEGDVYLELKTVADVALVGYPSAGKSSLIAAISAARPKIADYPFTTLQPNLGVVDAGEVRYTVADVPGLIEGASEGKGLGLEFLRHVERCTALLHVLDCATLDPGRDPISDLDIILGELAAYPVPEGQTPLLERPQLIALNKIDVPEGRELAAFVKAELEERGYRVFEISTVSHEGLRQLNFALAETVEAGRLSSAEAAALKPRIVIRPKAVDDSGFIVRVEGGSFGNIFRILGAKPERWVQQTDFKNDEAVGFLADRLAKLGTEDELFKAGAVAGSTVVIGPGDGMIFDWEPTLTSTAELITAPRGTDSRMDDSKRRTSNERREEYLKRMDAKSAARAELIREREAGMWSTGEEEYNGGADEVTENNAARRRTREGDSE, from the coding sequence ATGGCCACGTTCGTTGACCAAGTCACGCTGCATCTGCGAGCGGGCAACGGAGGAAACGGTTGTGTCTCGGTCAAACGCGAGAAGTTCAAGCCTCTCGCCGGCCCCGATGGCGGAAACGGCGGCAACGGTGGCGACATCGTCCTCGTCGCCGACCCGCAGGTCACCACCCTGCTGTCCTTCCACCGCTCCCCGCACCGCAGCTCCGCCAACGGCGGACCCGGCATGGGCGACCACCGCAACGGCTACAGCAGCGACATCATCGAGCTGCCGGTCCCGCTGGGCACCGTGGTCAAGGACGCCGAAGGCAACGAACTCGCCGACATGACGGAGCCCGGCTACCGCATCGTCGTCGCTCCCGGCGGACAGGGCGGGCTCGGCAACGCCGCCCTCGCCTCGACCAAGCGCAAGGCCCCCGGCTTCGCCCTGCTCGGCACCTACGGCTACGAGGGTGACGTCTACCTCGAGCTGAAGACCGTGGCGGATGTGGCCCTGGTCGGCTACCCCTCGGCCGGCAAGTCCAGCCTCATCGCCGCGATCTCCGCCGCGCGGCCCAAGATCGCCGACTACCCCTTCACGACCCTGCAGCCCAACCTCGGCGTCGTCGATGCCGGTGAGGTGCGCTACACCGTCGCCGACGTCCCCGGGCTCATCGAGGGCGCCAGCGAGGGCAAGGGCCTCGGTCTCGAGTTCCTGCGCCACGTGGAGCGTTGCACCGCACTGCTGCACGTCCTCGACTGCGCCACGCTCGACCCCGGTCGCGACCCGATCAGCGACCTCGACATCATCCTCGGCGAGCTTGCCGCGTACCCGGTGCCCGAGGGCCAGACGCCGCTGCTCGAACGCCCGCAGCTGATCGCCCTGAACAAGATCGACGTCCCAGAGGGCCGCGAGCTCGCCGCCTTCGTCAAGGCCGAACTCGAGGAACGCGGCTACCGCGTCTTCGAGATCTCCACGGTCAGCCACGAGGGCCTGCGCCAGCTCAACTTCGCCCTGGCCGAGACCGTCGAAGCCGGCCGTCTCAGCAGCGCAGAGGCCGCAGCTCTCAAGCCCCGCATCGTCATCCGGCCCAAGGCCGTCGACGACAGCGGCTTCATCGTGCGCGTCGAAGGCGGATCGTTCGGCAACATCTTCCGCATCCTCGGCGCCAAGCCCGAGCGCTGGGTGCAGCAGACTGACTTCAAGAACGACGAAGCCGTCGGCTTCCTCGCCGACCGCCTCGCCAAGCTCGGCACCGAAGACGAACTCTTCAAGGCCGGTGCCGTCGCCGGCTCGACCGTCGTGATCGGCCCGGGGGACGGGATGATCTTCGACTGGGAGCCCACTCTCACGTCCACCGCCGAGCTGATCACCGCCCCGCGCGGAACCGACAGCCGGATGGACGACTCCAAGCGCCGCACCAGCAACGAGCGTCGCGAGGAATACCTCAAGCGCATGGACGCGAAGTCCGCCGCCCGGGCCGAACTCATCCGCGAACGCGAGGCCGGCATGTGGTCGACCGGCGAGGAAGAGTACAACGGCGGCGCCGACGAGGTCACCGAGAACAACGCTGCCCGTCGCCGCACCCGGGAGGGCGACTCCGAGTGA
- the rpmA gene encoding 50S ribosomal protein L27, giving the protein MAHKKGASSTRNGRDSNAQRLGVKRFGGQVVGAGEIIVRQRGTHFHPGVNVGRGGDDTLFALEAGSVEFGAKGGRKVVNIVVAAA; this is encoded by the coding sequence ATGGCACACAAAAAAGGCGCGAGTTCCACTCGCAACGGTCGTGACTCCAACGCACAGCGCCTCGGCGTGAAGCGCTTCGGCGGTCAGGTTGTCGGCGCGGGCGAGATCATCGTCCGTCAGCGTGGCACCCACTTCCACCCCGGCGTGAACGTCGGCCGTGGCGGCGACGACACCCTCTTCGCCCTCGAAGCCGGCTCGGTCGAGTTCGGTGCAAAGGGTGGCCGCAAGGTCGTCAACATCGTGGTAGCTGCCGCTTAG
- the rplU gene encoding 50S ribosomal protein L21 — translation MVYAVVRAGGRQEKVEVGTIVTMDRIKADKDGNVELAAVLLVDGDKITSDSTSLANVKVTAEVLNDLRGPKIVIQKFKNKTGYKKRQGHRQELTRVQVTGIA, via the coding sequence GTGGTTTACGCAGTTGTGCGCGCCGGTGGGCGGCAGGAGAAGGTAGAGGTCGGGACCATCGTAACGATGGACCGAATCAAGGCTGACAAGGACGGCAACGTCGAGCTGGCCGCCGTGCTTCTCGTCGACGGCGACAAGATCACCTCTGACTCGACGTCGCTGGCCAACGTCAAGGTCACCGCCGAGGTCCTCAACGACCTCCGCGGCCCGAAGATCGTCATCCAGAAGTTCAAGAACAAGACCGGTTACAAGAAGCGTCAGGGGCACCGTCAGGAGCTCACTCGCGTTCAGGTCACCGGCATCGCCTAA
- a CDS encoding DUF4031 domain-containing protein, with the protein MSILIDQPAWPAHGTLWSHLVSDSSLEELHAFASAQGIPRRGFDLDHYDVPEARYDSLVAAGAVPVDFRGLVTRLRASGLRVSGRERRSRPGGATS; encoded by the coding sequence ATGAGCATACTGATCGACCAGCCTGCCTGGCCGGCCCATGGAACGCTCTGGTCGCACCTGGTGAGCGATTCATCCCTCGAGGAGTTGCACGCGTTCGCGTCTGCTCAGGGCATCCCCCGCCGCGGGTTCGACCTGGACCATTACGACGTGCCCGAGGCCCGGTACGACAGCCTGGTGGCCGCTGGAGCCGTGCCCGTGGACTTTCGCGGGCTGGTCACCCGCTTGCGCGCAAGCGGCCTGCGGGTGAGCGGCCGGGAACGCCGTTCGAGGCCCGGAGGCGCCACCAGCTGA
- a CDS encoding TIGR03943 family putative permease subunit translates to MPGPNDGVPPAAGAPTSPRPLSSVPGYLAERWRGIGLSLVVVVGTIWLGVTGQLGLYIHPRYFVFTVVMAALGLMFVVASFVVRTPAGAGPLSARRGALALTGSGLLLTIAAIAVLGLPPATLTSATATQREVNSGGLDSEASSAQAAALVGTGDYERLSVKEWVSLLAQSSDPGLYADKTARVTGFVLPDAADPDNVFYVARFVVTCCAVDAQPIGLAVFQPGWKASYDTDDWVEVTGTFRPNPSVRSTDALALQPTDITPVEQPSDPYVY, encoded by the coding sequence ATGCCCGGGCCCAACGACGGCGTGCCACCAGCCGCGGGGGCGCCCACGAGCCCTCGCCCATTGAGCTCCGTTCCCGGCTATCTGGCCGAACGCTGGCGCGGCATCGGCCTGAGCCTCGTCGTGGTTGTCGGTACCATCTGGCTCGGTGTCACCGGTCAGTTGGGGCTCTATATCCATCCGCGGTACTTCGTGTTCACCGTCGTCATGGCCGCGCTCGGGCTCATGTTCGTGGTGGCCAGCTTCGTGGTCCGCACCCCCGCGGGTGCCGGCCCGCTGTCGGCCCGCCGAGGTGCGCTCGCCCTGACCGGCAGCGGACTGTTGCTCACGATCGCCGCGATCGCAGTGCTCGGCCTGCCTCCGGCCACGCTCACGAGCGCCACCGCCACCCAGCGTGAGGTCAACTCCGGCGGCCTCGACAGCGAAGCCTCGTCGGCGCAGGCCGCCGCCCTGGTGGGCACCGGGGACTACGAGCGGTTGAGCGTGAAGGAATGGGTGTCGCTGCTGGCCCAATCGAGCGACCCGGGTCTGTACGCCGACAAGACGGCCCGGGTCACCGGTTTCGTGCTGCCGGATGCGGCGGACCCCGACAACGTCTTCTACGTGGCCCGGTTCGTGGTCACCTGCTGCGCCGTGGACGCCCAGCCGATCGGCCTGGCGGTCTTCCAACCGGGTTGGAAGGCGAGCTACGACACCGACGACTGGGTCGAGGTGACGGGAACGTTCCGGCCCAACCCGAGCGTGCGATCGACCGATGCGCTCGCCCTGCAACCCACGGACATCACGCCCGTTGAGCAGCCGAGCGACCCCTATGTCTACTGA
- a CDS encoding permease: MHSDRGAVSRVPTGLIVGVILVALAFTVRAVSPAFEGWGLPDRAQDTVTLALSVIIESAPFVFLGILLSTVVQVWLPHGFITRFLPRQPLLRRACISLLGMFFPVCECGNVPLARGFMVGGFTVPESITFLLAAPILNPITIITTHQAFGFSDGILITRIVAGFVIANVIGWLYSRHPDPDSLLTRTFAASCARPDAGHDEHDGHGHGAGPRQGRFEKSVDLFTRETAVIMPALFVGSLIAALTQVFVPRSVLLALGSNPVWSVLAMMGLAFIVAVCSNVDAFFVLSFGSTFMPGGIASFLTFGAMIDVKMLALMRTTFTTRTLVQITALVALMSAAAGLLLNYVA, translated from the coding sequence ATGCACAGCGATCGGGGGGCCGTGTCGCGTGTGCCCACCGGCCTCATCGTCGGTGTCATCCTGGTCGCACTGGCGTTCACCGTCCGTGCCGTGAGTCCGGCCTTCGAGGGCTGGGGACTCCCGGACCGCGCGCAGGACACCGTCACTCTGGCGCTGAGCGTCATCATCGAATCCGCGCCGTTCGTCTTCCTCGGCATCCTGCTGTCGACAGTCGTGCAGGTGTGGCTGCCGCACGGCTTCATCACCCGGTTCCTGCCGCGCCAGCCGCTGCTCCGCCGCGCCTGCATCTCGCTCCTGGGCATGTTCTTCCCGGTTTGTGAGTGCGGAAACGTGCCACTCGCCCGCGGATTCATGGTCGGGGGCTTCACGGTGCCTGAGTCGATCACGTTCCTGCTCGCCGCGCCTATCCTCAACCCGATCACGATCATCACCACCCACCAGGCCTTCGGGTTCAGCGACGGGATCCTGATCACCCGTATCGTGGCGGGTTTCGTGATCGCCAACGTGATCGGCTGGCTCTACAGCCGCCACCCCGATCCTGACAGCCTGCTCACCCGCACGTTCGCAGCCTCGTGTGCCCGACCGGATGCCGGTCACGACGAGCACGACGGCCACGGCCACGGCGCGGGCCCCCGCCAGGGGCGCTTCGAGAAGTCGGTCGACCTGTTCACCCGGGAGACCGCCGTGATCATGCCCGCCCTGTTCGTCGGCTCGCTGATCGCCGCGCTCACCCAGGTCTTCGTGCCCCGGTCGGTGCTGCTGGCCCTGGGCAGCAACCCCGTCTGGTCGGTGCTGGCCATGATGGGGCTCGCCTTCATCGTGGCGGTCTGCTCCAACGTGGACGCCTTCTTCGTGCTGTCGTTCGGCAGCACCTTCATGCCGGGCGGCATCGCCTCCTTCCTCACCTTCGGAGCCATGATCGACGTCAAGATGCTCGCCCTGATGCGCACCACCTTCACCACCCGCACCCTCGTGCAGATCACGGCCCTGGTGGCCCTGATGAGCGCCGCCGCCGGATTGTTGCTGAACTATGTCGCCTGA